From the Halorhabdus utahensis DSM 12940 genome, one window contains:
- a CDS encoding ATP-dependent DNA helicase: MASDPDYARFFPYEEPYDHQREAIEGIGDALEDGSDVLLEGATGTGKTLAALTPALEFARRTDKTVVITTNVHQQMRQFVADARQITEQEPIRAAVFRGKGSMCHIDVGYEECQALRETTRDLVDSEAEQAELERRQRELLDASQEGDSEAAEARSAVMDELDAVAEEIETLKEEQATCDHYYRNLTTDTDEFYAWLYDDVRTPDQVYEYAERQGLCGYELLKEGIDGVDLVICNYHHLLDPFIREQFFRWLGRDPEDVIAVFDEAHNVEDAAREHARRTLAEPTLERALDELGEVDDPRAGPAGNVLETILTALRETYDDALGFGERETVEEDWTDLAIDNDDRRDDLTLSILQNYTGQGVHEDLEEAVALGQALDQQYDEAYKDGETSVRKECPTLQAATFFDGWFEDGEQTGLYPVVSVRREDGDGDLYGRAELYTAIPERVTRTLFDDLYASVLMSATLRPFDVTEDVLGLKEPETMAYGPQFPEERRRTYTVDVPSLFASRRDDPELQDTVASVVEDAVRLTPGNTLAFFPSYAEAERYHDRVDVEATKYLDEPGTRAQELRETFTDGDDGVLFTSLWGTLGEGVSYDGDDARTVLVVGVPYPYLDDRMDAVQDAYDAAFDAEEAGWRYAVEIPTIRKTRQAMGRVVRSPDDFGARVLVDRRYTEKAEIESPEYAVRGTFPPVERGEMIDVDPDKLKFGLLNFYADMDAYDGDPPAP, translated from the coding sequence GTGGCGTCCGATCCCGACTACGCACGGTTCTTCCCCTACGAGGAGCCATACGACCACCAGCGTGAGGCCATCGAGGGCATCGGGGACGCACTCGAAGATGGATCGGACGTCTTGCTTGAGGGGGCGACAGGGACGGGCAAGACCCTCGCGGCCCTGACGCCGGCCCTGGAGTTCGCCCGCCGGACGGACAAGACAGTCGTGATCACGACCAACGTCCACCAGCAGATGCGTCAGTTCGTGGCGGACGCGCGCCAGATCACGGAACAAGAGCCGATCCGCGCGGCCGTCTTCCGCGGGAAAGGCTCGATGTGTCACATCGACGTGGGCTACGAGGAGTGTCAAGCGTTGCGGGAGACGACCCGCGATCTCGTCGACAGCGAAGCCGAACAGGCCGAGCTGGAGCGTCGCCAGCGCGAACTTCTGGACGCGAGTCAAGAAGGGGACAGCGAGGCTGCCGAAGCACGCTCAGCGGTCATGGACGAACTCGACGCGGTCGCCGAGGAGATCGAGACGCTCAAAGAGGAGCAGGCGACCTGTGACCACTACTATCGGAATCTCACGACCGATACCGACGAGTTCTACGCGTGGCTGTACGACGACGTTCGCACGCCCGATCAGGTCTATGAGTACGCCGAACGCCAGGGGCTCTGTGGGTACGAACTCTTGAAAGAGGGGATCGACGGCGTCGATCTGGTCATCTGTAACTACCATCACCTGCTGGATCCGTTCATCCGCGAGCAGTTCTTCCGGTGGCTCGGCCGGGATCCCGAGGACGTGATCGCCGTCTTCGACGAGGCCCACAACGTCGAGGACGCAGCCCGCGAACACGCCCGCCGGACGCTGGCCGAACCGACGCTCGAACGTGCACTCGATGAACTCGGGGAAGTCGACGATCCCCGCGCCGGCCCGGCGGGAAACGTCCTCGAGACGATCCTGACCGCACTCCGGGAGACCTACGACGACGCGCTCGGGTTCGGCGAGCGCGAGACGGTCGAGGAAGACTGGACCGACCTCGCGATCGACAACGACGACCGCCGGGACGACCTCACGCTCTCGATCCTGCAAAATTACACCGGACAAGGCGTCCACGAGGACTTAGAGGAAGCCGTCGCGCTCGGGCAGGCGCTCGACCAGCAGTACGACGAGGCCTACAAGGACGGCGAAACGAGTGTCCGCAAGGAGTGTCCCACCCTCCAGGCGGCCACCTTTTTCGACGGGTGGTTCGAAGACGGCGAGCAGACCGGCCTGTATCCAGTCGTCAGTGTCCGGCGGGAGGACGGGGACGGCGATCTTTACGGCAGGGCCGAACTCTATACCGCCATCCCCGAACGCGTGACGCGGACACTGTTCGACGATCTCTACGCCTCGGTGCTGATGAGCGCAACCCTACGCCCCTTCGACGTGACCGAGGACGTCCTGGGCCTCAAGGAACCGGAGACGATGGCCTACGGCCCACAGTTCCCCGAGGAGCGCCGTCGGACTTACACCGTCGATGTCCCGTCGCTGTTCGCCAGCCGGCGGGACGACCCCGAACTCCAGGACACCGTCGCGAGTGTCGTCGAGGACGCCGTCCGATTGACGCCCGGGAACACGCTCGCGTTTTTCCCCAGCTATGCGGAGGCCGAGCGCTACCACGATCGGGTCGACGTCGAGGCGACGAAATATCTTGACGAACCGGGCACACGCGCCCAAGAACTGCGCGAGACCTTCACCGACGGCGACGACGGCGTCCTCTTTACGTCGCTGTGGGGCACCCTCGGCGAGGGCGTGAGTTACGACGGTGACGACGCCCGGACGGTCCTTGTCGTCGGCGTCCCGTATCCCTACCTCGACGACCGGATGGATGCCGTCCAGGACGCCTACGACGCGGCCTTCGACGCCGAGGAGGCCGGGTGGCGCTACGCCGTCGAGATCCCGACGATCCGCAAGACGCGCCAGGCGATGGGACGGGTCGTCCGCTCGCCCGATGACTTCGGTGCGCGGGTACTGGTCGATCGGCGCTACACCGAAAAAGCCGAGATCGAGTCCCCGGAGTACGCCGTCCGGGGCACCTTCCCGCCGGTCGAGCGCGGCGAGATGATCGACGTCGATCCGGACAAACTCAAGTTCGGATTGCTCAACTTCTACGCCGACATGGACGCCTACGACGGCGATCCACCGGCTCCCTGA
- a CDS encoding Hsp20/alpha crystallin family protein, whose translation MPSKPNPFDEIERMFDRMSDQFEALDPTEVAGAVTGSAGGIAVDVVDEGDRFVLTADVPGYDSDDIDVTLPDPTTVRISAERTDATESEHSDPDDGVFIRRERRRTATSRAVSLPEPVDEDGTAASYQHGVLTVELPKEQPDAGDSRTIPIE comes from the coding sequence ATGCCTTCGAAACCCAACCCCTTCGACGAGATCGAGCGGATGTTCGACCGGATGAGCGACCAGTTCGAGGCCCTGGATCCGACAGAGGTCGCCGGCGCGGTCACCGGTTCGGCCGGCGGGATCGCCGTCGACGTCGTCGACGAGGGCGACCGGTTCGTCCTCACGGCCGACGTGCCGGGCTACGACAGCGACGACATCGACGTGACACTGCCTGACCCGACGACGGTGCGAATCAGTGCCGAGCGCACCGACGCGACCGAATCCGAGCACAGCGATCCCGATGACGGCGTGTTTATCCGACGCGAGCGTCGCCGGACGGCGACGAGCCGGGCGGTCTCGCTGCCCGAACCAGTCGACGAAGACGGCACGGCGGCGAGCTATCAGCACGGGGTTCTCACGGTCGAACTCCCGAAGGAGCAACCCGACGCCGGTGACTCTCGGACGATCCCGATCGAGTGA
- a CDS encoding aldo/keto reductase, protein MEYTTLGSTGMEVSQLCLGAMSFGSEEPWMLGKEESREIIERAIDLGVNFFDTANAYSAGESEEILGDVLSEYDRDEQVVATKVRFPVGEDTPNASGLSRKTIQQELDASLDRLGMDTIDLYQTHRVDPNTPPETTLRALSDAVRAGKVRHVGTSSMFAHQLSDRLRTSEREDLVSYETMQNHYHLAYREEEREMLPLTEKEDMGVIPWGPLGQGFLTRPIDELESTARGDPENFHNPTDEYTRGGGREINERVEELADDYGVTMAQIALAWQYQNEYVTAPIVGTTSVEHLEDAVEAMEIDLSDSDVEYLEAPYEPQPIVGHE, encoded by the coding sequence ATGGAATACACCACACTCGGCTCGACGGGGATGGAGGTCAGTCAGCTCTGTCTCGGGGCCATGAGCTTCGGCAGCGAGGAGCCCTGGATGCTCGGGAAAGAGGAAAGCCGCGAGATTATCGAGCGGGCGATCGATCTGGGCGTGAACTTCTTCGACACCGCAAACGCCTACTCAGCGGGCGAGAGCGAGGAGATCTTGGGGGACGTCCTTTCGGAGTACGACCGGGACGAGCAGGTCGTCGCCACGAAGGTCCGCTTCCCGGTCGGCGAGGATACGCCCAACGCCTCGGGGCTCTCCCGAAAGACGATCCAGCAGGAACTCGACGCGTCCCTGGATCGGCTCGGCATGGACACGATCGACCTGTATCAGACCCACCGGGTCGATCCGAACACCCCGCCGGAGACGACCTTGCGGGCGCTTTCCGATGCCGTTCGCGCCGGCAAGGTTCGCCACGTCGGCACCTCCTCGATGTTCGCCCACCAGCTCTCCGATCGACTCCGGACCAGCGAGCGCGAGGACCTCGTGAGTTACGAGACGATGCAGAACCACTATCACCTGGCGTATCGCGAGGAGGAACGCGAAATGCTCCCCCTCACCGAGAAAGAGGACATGGGCGTCATCCCGTGGGGGCCGCTGGGCCAGGGCTTCCTGACGCGCCCGATCGACGAACTCGAATCGACCGCGCGTGGCGATCCCGAGAACTTCCACAACCCGACCGACGAGTACACTCGCGGCGGCGGTCGCGAGATCAACGAGCGCGTCGAGGAACTCGCCGACGATTACGGCGTGACGATGGCCCAGATCGCGCTGGCCTGGCAGTATCAAAACGAGTACGTCACCGCACCGATCGTCGGTACGACCAGCGTCGAGCACTTGGAGGATGCCGTCGAAGCCATGGAGATCGACCTCTCGGATTCTGACGTCGAGTACCTCGAAGCCCCCTACGAGCCACAGCCGATCGTCGGCCACGAGTGA
- a CDS encoding ABC transporter ATP-binding protein: MAEPAVTVSALEKRYGDVQALRGVSFTVEPGEIYGLVGPNGAGKTTTLRTLSTLLTVGDGDVTVFGADVEAEPNEVRKRIRYLPEDAGSYDNLSGRQYLEFVADFYDGDPDATVERGVEIADLADRIESKTSEYSKGMTRKLLLASTIMTEPDLAILDEPTSGLDVENARAIRDIIKDFPGANRSVLLSSHNMLEVQYLCDRIGLLNEGEIVAEGPPEEIIERYDAENLEEAFLEAVA; encoded by the coding sequence ATGGCAGAACCAGCGGTGACGGTCTCCGCCTTGGAGAAACGATACGGCGACGTACAGGCCCTCCGCGGCGTCTCCTTTACCGTCGAGCCCGGCGAGATCTACGGGCTCGTCGGGCCGAACGGCGCGGGCAAAACCACGACCCTCCGGACGCTCTCGACGCTGTTGACTGTCGGCGACGGCGACGTGACCGTCTTCGGTGCCGACGTCGAGGCCGAACCCAACGAGGTCCGCAAGCGCATCCGGTATCTCCCCGAGGACGCCGGGTCCTACGACAACCTCTCCGGCCGACAGTACCTGGAATTTGTGGCGGACTTCTACGACGGCGATCCCGACGCGACCGTCGAGCGGGGCGTCGAAATCGCCGATCTGGCCGACCGGATCGAGAGCAAGACCAGCGAGTACTCCAAGGGGATGACCCGCAAGCTCTTGCTGGCGAGTACAATCATGACCGAACCCGACCTGGCGATCTTGGACGAGCCAACCTCGGGGCTGGACGTCGAAAACGCCCGGGCGATCCGGGACATCATCAAGGATTTCCCCGGCGCGAACCGGAGCGTCCTGCTTTCGAGTCACAACATGCTCGAAGTCCAGTATCTGTGTGACCGGATCGGGCTGCTCAACGAGGGCGAGATCGTGGCCGAAGGCCCGCCAGAGGAGATCATCGAGCGCTACGACGCCGAAAACTTGGAGGAGGCCTTCCTGGAGGCGGTCGCATGA
- a CDS encoding ABC transporter permease, which produces MNQFWRLLWKETRELLRPRYLLPILMIPIIFVAMGQGIGGIEDSAGEQPSIGIINEDGGEYGDLVNASISHNASVVYYAESGDPATAMETVSEAGGDALIVIPDGFTERIQQRTAGSVNVHSVVRSLSLSGITSSAQIDQQIGRAGTVLTLNVTGTTPAMLNPIQSEHTTYLQDKTLNGTSPGALSGSFATQFIFIPVVIMFVILFSGQMVINSMGGEKENKTLETLLTMPVKRSTIVAAKLIGSASIGLLGAALYTVSIYYYQSSFTDGGASAALSLGIVDYAIVGVSLFLSLVGVLALALILGVFAGDRQGAQMLLFPISILAVVPMLATMFTDVAQLSLPLRAVLLAIPFTHPAIAPKRLLLNDTAMVFGGIVYQAIFAVGMIWLAIRVFNSDRLVTGSSGRVGRWLSRLQQ; this is translated from the coding sequence ATGAATCAGTTCTGGCGACTCCTCTGGAAGGAGACCCGGGAGTTACTCCGACCGCGGTATCTCCTGCCGATCCTGATGATCCCCATCATCTTCGTCGCGATGGGGCAAGGGATCGGCGGGATCGAAGACAGCGCCGGCGAACAACCGTCGATCGGGATCATCAACGAGGACGGCGGGGAGTACGGCGATCTCGTCAACGCGTCGATCTCACACAATGCCTCAGTCGTCTACTACGCCGAGTCAGGTGATCCCGCAACGGCGATGGAAACCGTTTCCGAAGCGGGTGGAGACGCCCTGATCGTCATTCCCGACGGCTTCACCGAACGGATCCAACAGCGGACGGCCGGCAGCGTCAACGTCCATTCAGTCGTTCGCTCGCTCAGCCTCTCGGGGATCACCTCCTCGGCACAGATCGACCAACAGATCGGGCGAGCGGGGACCGTCCTGACGCTGAACGTCACCGGCACGACCCCGGCGATGCTCAATCCGATCCAGTCCGAGCACACGACCTACCTGCAGGACAAGACCCTCAACGGGACGTCACCCGGTGCACTCTCGGGGAGCTTCGCCACGCAGTTCATCTTCATCCCCGTCGTCATCATGTTCGTCATCCTCTTCTCGGGCCAGATGGTGATCAACTCGATGGGTGGCGAAAAGGAGAACAAGACCCTCGAAACCCTGCTGACGATGCCGGTCAAGCGCTCGACGATCGTCGCCGCGAAGCTGATCGGCAGTGCCTCGATCGGGTTGCTCGGCGCAGCGCTGTACACCGTCTCCATCTACTACTACCAGTCGTCGTTCACCGACGGCGGAGCGAGTGCGGCGCTGAGCCTGGGAATCGTCGACTACGCGATCGTCGGCGTCTCGTTGTTCCTCTCGCTGGTCGGCGTCCTGGCGCTGGCGCTCATCCTGGGCGTGTTCGCCGGCGACCGCCAGGGGGCCCAGATGCTGCTGTTCCCCATCTCGATTCTGGCGGTGGTCCCGATGCTCGCGACGATGTTCACTGACGTCGCCCAGCTCTCGCTGCCGCTCCGGGCAGTACTGCTCGCGATCCCATTCACCCACCCCGCGATCGCCCCCAAGCGACTGCTGTTGAACGACACGGCGATGGTCTTCGGCGGGATCGTCTACCAGGCGATCTTCGCCGTCGGCATGATCTGGCTGGCGATCCGCGTGTTCAACTCCGACCGGCTGGTCACGGGCAGTTCCGGCCGCGTCGGTCGGTGGCTGAGTCGCCTCCAGCAGTAG
- a CDS encoding DUF1684 domain-containing protein has product MTDQDYAERIREQRDEKETYFAEHPRSPIPQHAEFAGLDFFAVDPDYRYELSLDEHDDKESVTVETTADGSQEYVRWGEFSVEIAGQDVTLQAYKPASGEERLWVPFRDKTCGEETYGAGRYLDLEPDRHQTGDETWILDLNLAYNPTCAYNEAYECPLIPMENWLDIRVEAGEKAYPGETIGHDTDH; this is encoded by the coding sequence ATGACAGATCAGGACTACGCCGAGCGGATCCGCGAGCAGCGAGACGAGAAAGAGACGTATTTCGCCGAACATCCCCGATCACCCATCCCGCAACACGCTGAGTTCGCCGGGCTGGACTTTTTCGCGGTCGACCCCGACTATCGGTACGAACTGTCCCTGGACGAACACGACGACAAGGAGTCGGTGACCGTCGAGACGACCGCCGACGGGAGTCAGGAATACGTCCGCTGGGGGGAGTTTTCCGTCGAGATAGCAGGCCAAGACGTGACGCTACAGGCGTACAAGCCGGCGTCGGGCGAGGAGCGCTTGTGGGTCCCGTTCCGCGATAAGACCTGTGGCGAGGAGACCTACGGGGCCGGGCGGTATCTCGACCTCGAACCCGACCGGCATCAGACGGGCGACGAAACCTGGATACTCGATCTCAACCTGGCGTACAACCCGACGTGTGCGTACAACGAAGCCTACGAGTGTCCGCTGATTCCGATGGAAAACTGGCTCGACATCCGGGTCGAGGCCGGCGAAAAGGCGTATCCGGGCGAGACCATCGGTCACGATACCGATCACTGA
- a CDS encoding glutamate synthase-related protein, whose protein sequence is MPEYESRDDVLDTSNRGDPAESGLCTLCTSDCVGKCETWQSSLRGREMLYPRRYGDITAGARNATPEGVSYESLRIQGYAHGAEGLPEDVSADPDDALYTNVDLETEFGAERTTKCKMPLMTGALGSTFIAEKYWESFAVGAALRGFPIVIGENVVAVDQESTMADGRVVDAPELDRRIETYQEYADDEYGAIIVQMNVEDQRNGVAEYVAEEHGNDVIIELKWGQGAKDIGGEIQVDSIEYAQFLADRDYVVDPDPYDEAVQDAYEAGNIESFARHSRLGATSAPEPEDVKAGFLETVEYLRELGFERITLKTGAYANKDLALAMRCASEADLDLLTIDGAGGGTGMSPWNMMNEWGTPSVHLHSKALEYAELMDEEGLTVPDLAFAGGIATEDQIFKALAIGSPYVKLVCMGRALMIPGFVGTNIEGALEPERREAINGNWEELPPTVTEYGDSPEEIFAGWQDVQDELEARDVADIPYGAVALWNLTDKLGAGLKQLMAGARTFNIDALERDDLMAANEETARVTDLPLLTEAYDGEAKAILTE, encoded by the coding sequence ATGCCGGAATACGAGTCACGGGACGACGTACTGGACACCAGCAACCGCGGGGACCCGGCCGAGTCGGGACTCTGTACGCTGTGTACGTCCGACTGTGTCGGGAAGTGTGAGACGTGGCAGTCGTCGCTTCGCGGCCGCGAGATGCTCTATCCCCGTCGATACGGGGACATCACGGCGGGCGCACGAAACGCGACGCCCGAGGGTGTGAGCTACGAGTCACTCCGTATCCAGGGGTACGCACACGGCGCGGAGGGCCTTCCCGAGGATGTCTCGGCCGATCCCGACGACGCCCTCTATACGAACGTCGACCTCGAGACCGAGTTCGGGGCCGAACGGACGACCAAGTGCAAAATGCCCCTGATGACCGGTGCGCTCGGCTCGACGTTCATCGCCGAGAAGTACTGGGAGTCCTTCGCGGTGGGCGCGGCCCTGCGCGGGTTCCCGATCGTGATCGGCGAGAACGTCGTCGCCGTCGACCAGGAATCGACGATGGCGGACGGCCGCGTCGTCGACGCGCCGGAACTCGATCGCCGCATCGAGACATATCAGGAGTACGCTGACGACGAATACGGGGCGATCATCGTCCAGATGAACGTCGAGGACCAGCGAAACGGCGTCGCCGAGTACGTCGCCGAGGAGCACGGTAACGACGTCATCATCGAACTCAAGTGGGGCCAGGGCGCGAAAGACATCGGCGGCGAGATCCAGGTCGACTCCATCGAGTACGCCCAGTTCCTCGCCGACCGGGACTACGTCGTCGATCCCGATCCCTACGACGAGGCGGTCCAGGACGCCTACGAGGCCGGGAACATCGAGAGCTTCGCCCGCCACAGTCGTCTGGGCGCGACCAGCGCACCCGAACCCGAAGACGTCAAAGCCGGCTTCCTCGAGACCGTCGAGTACCTCCGGGAACTCGGCTTCGAGCGGATCACGCTCAAGACCGGCGCGTACGCCAACAAGGATCTCGCGCTGGCGATGCGGTGTGCCAGCGAGGCGGACCTCGATCTCCTCACCATCGACGGGGCCGGTGGCGGCACGGGCATGTCCCCCTGGAACATGATGAACGAGTGGGGCACGCCGTCGGTCCACCTCCACAGCAAGGCCCTCGAATACGCCGAACTGATGGACGAGGAGGGATTGACCGTGCCCGACCTGGCCTTCGCCGGCGGAATCGCCACCGAGGACCAGATCTTCAAGGCGCTCGCGATCGGTTCGCCGTACGTCAAGCTGGTCTGTATGGGTCGGGCGCTGATGATCCCCGGGTTCGTCGGGACGAACATCGAGGGCGCGCTCGAACCCGAGCGTCGCGAGGCGATCAACGGCAACTGGGAGGAACTGCCCCCCACGGTCACCGAATACGGCGACAGCCCCGAGGAAATCTTCGCCGGCTGGCAGGACGTCCAGGACGAACTTGAGGCGCGTGACGTCGCGGACATCCCCTACGGCGCAGTCGCGCTGTGGAACCTCACCGACAAGCTCGGTGCCGGGCTCAAACAGCTCATGGCCGGGGCCCGGACGTTCAACATCGACGCGCTCGAACGCGACGACCTCATGGCTGCAAACGAAGAGACCGCCCGCGTCACCGATCTGCCGCTGTTGACCGAAGCCTACGACGGGGAAGCCAAAGCGATCCTTACCGAGTAG
- a CDS encoding FAD-dependent oxidoreductase → MSERFLVIGGDAAGMSAASKAKREDPDREVVVLERSEWVSYGACGLPYYVKGEIDSLDDLIAIPADRFREERNIDLRTGHEAIGIDRSRKEVTVETDAGEEYGIGYDDMLIATGAGALEPPIDGLDAENVFTLQEMNAGRTLKEAIETGAYDRFGIIGGGYIGIEMAEAFRGRSIDVTLFEMRDHVLPPFGASAAETVAGELEDNGVDVRTSTRVQALEGKNAVERIVTDDGAVEVDAVLVAAGVDPNVELAEQAGIDLGPTGAIATDAYGRTSDDAVYAAGDCAEMTHAVTDEPAHVPLALTANRAGRAVGATVGGDPTPVGDIAGTAVLKAFDLAVARTGMLDEEELRDAGFDPVSVTITSASRAHYYPGGSEIEVTLVGDAESGRVLGASIVGHEGVAKRIDPIATAIQSDLTVEDVEYLDLSYAPPFGPTWDPILTAAKVLNGKLD, encoded by the coding sequence ATGTCCGAGCGATTTCTCGTCATCGGCGGCGACGCGGCGGGGATGAGCGCGGCCAGCAAGGCCAAGCGGGAGGATCCGGACCGCGAGGTCGTCGTCCTCGAACGGAGCGAATGGGTGTCCTACGGGGCCTGTGGCCTTCCATACTACGTCAAGGGGGAGATCGACTCTCTCGACGATCTCATCGCGATCCCGGCCGATCGCTTCCGGGAGGAGCGGAACATCGACCTCCGGACCGGTCACGAAGCGATCGGGATCGACCGGAGCCGAAAGGAAGTCACGGTCGAGACCGACGCTGGTGAGGAATACGGGATCGGCTACGACGATATGCTGATCGCGACCGGCGCAGGCGCGCTTGAACCACCGATCGATGGCCTGGACGCCGAGAACGTCTTCACCCTCCAGGAGATGAACGCAGGGCGAACGCTCAAGGAGGCTATCGAGACCGGCGCGTACGACCGCTTCGGCATCATCGGCGGTGGATACATCGGCATCGAGATGGCCGAGGCATTCCGGGGCCGGAGCATCGACGTGACGTTGTTCGAGATGCGCGACCACGTCCTCCCGCCGTTCGGCGCGTCGGCCGCCGAGACCGTCGCAGGCGAACTCGAAGACAACGGTGTCGACGTGCGGACGAGCACGCGCGTACAGGCCCTGGAAGGCAAGAACGCCGTCGAGCGGATCGTCACCGACGATGGCGCGGTCGAGGTGGACGCAGTGCTGGTCGCGGCCGGCGTCGACCCGAACGTCGAACTGGCCGAACAAGCGGGGATCGACCTGGGACCGACGGGCGCGATCGCCACCGACGCGTACGGCCGGACCAGCGACGACGCCGTCTACGCGGCGGGCGATTGCGCGGAGATGACCCACGCCGTGACGGACGAGCCAGCCCACGTCCCGCTGGCGCTGACGGCCAACCGGGCCGGGCGCGCCGTCGGCGCGACGGTCGGCGGCGACCCGACGCCGGTCGGCGACATCGCCGGGACGGCCGTGCTCAAGGCGTTCGATCTTGCCGTCGCCCGGACGGGGATGCTGGACGAGGAGGAACTCCGTGACGCCGGTTTCGACCCCGTGTCGGTGACGATCACGTCAGCCTCGCGGGCCCACTACTACCCCGGCGGCTCGGAGATCGAGGTCACGCTGGTCGGCGACGCCGAGTCGGGCCGCGTCCTGGGAGCGAGCATCGTCGGGCACGAGGGCGTCGCCAAGCGGATCGACCCCATCGCGACGGCGATCCAGTCCGACCTGACCGTCGAGGACGTCGAATATCTCGATCTCTCGTACGCGCCGCCCTTTGGGCCGACCTGGGATCCGATACTCACGGCGGCGAAGGTTCTCAACGGGAAACTCGACTGA
- a CDS encoding polyprenyl synthetase family protein, protein MEYLERRRDLIETRLEDVLASVDPAELSSELENVVLAGGKRVRPTVSLLVCEAVGAEPEDAVDFAVGVELVHNASLVVDDIIDESDRRRDSPSAWSAFGHGPALIASDGLIGEAFALFSTDERAMRAVSEAMVELGEGEATELAAMPDSEDAYRQLARRKTGALFRAAAELGAIAADADARTVEAFGQYAEQVGIAFQIRDDVLDATGDAEQLGKPAGHDAEMDRPSIVQVTDLSPAEATERARSEADAALDQLETVPVENEQAVEYLRDLANFVVERER, encoded by the coding sequence ATGGAGTACCTGGAGCGACGGCGGGACCTCATCGAAACCCGACTCGAAGACGTCCTGGCGTCGGTCGACCCGGCCGAACTGTCGAGCGAACTCGAAAACGTCGTCCTGGCGGGCGGCAAGCGGGTTCGACCGACCGTGTCGTTGCTGGTCTGTGAAGCCGTCGGCGCGGAACCGGAGGACGCCGTCGACTTCGCGGTCGGCGTCGAACTCGTCCACAACGCGTCGCTGGTCGTCGACGACATCATCGACGAGTCCGACCGCCGGCGTGACTCACCCAGTGCCTGGTCGGCCTTTGGCCACGGGCCGGCACTCATCGCCAGTGACGGCCTGATCGGCGAGGCGTTCGCCCTGTTCTCGACCGACGAGCGTGCGATGCGAGCCGTTTCCGAGGCGATGGTCGAACTCGGCGAGGGCGAAGCCACCGAACTCGCCGCGATGCCCGACTCCGAGGACGCCTACCGACAACTCGCCCGACGAAAGACCGGCGCGCTGTTTCGGGCCGCGGCCGAACTCGGCGCGATTGCGGCCGACGCCGACGCACGCACGGTCGAGGCGTTCGGGCAGTACGCCGAACAGGTCGGCATTGCCTTCCAGATCCGTGACGACGTCCTCGACGCGACGGGTGACGCCGAACAACTCGGGAAGCCCGCCGGCCACGACGCCGAAATGGACCGTCCATCGATCGTCCAGGTCACCGATCTTTCGCCGGCGGAGGCCACCGAACGTGCTCGCAGTGAGGCCGACGCCGCCCTCGACCAACTGGAGACCGTCCCGGTCGAAAACGAACAGGCGGTCGAGTATCTCCGTGACCTGGCGAACTTCGTCGTCGAACGCGAGCGGTGA